A window of Leclercia adecarboxylata contains these coding sequences:
- a CDS encoding glucose-6-phosphate isomerase family protein, with protein sequence MNPDITLPPQVAWASGVFANGPLICKTTRIADLPGVFSDNDAWRNCEPHQRVYDVDMLDSPSGEGALYVGVTHLYAGKIGNEFFMTRGHFHQRREQGEIYFGLRGCGLLLLQSPSGQARLECVRAGSVHIIPPFNAHRLINTGEDTLSALAVWPSVAGHDYAALAGGFALRVFASEHHPQGWEVGNA encoded by the coding sequence ATGAATCCTGACATTACCCTGCCACCTCAGGTGGCGTGGGCCAGCGGTGTATTCGCTAACGGTCCGCTTATCTGCAAGACAACCCGCATCGCCGATCTGCCAGGCGTTTTCAGTGATAACGACGCCTGGCGTAACTGCGAACCGCATCAGCGCGTCTATGACGTTGATATGCTCGACTCGCCGTCGGGGGAAGGAGCGCTGTACGTCGGTGTTACCCATCTCTATGCGGGTAAAATCGGCAATGAGTTCTTTATGACGCGCGGCCACTTCCATCAGCGCCGCGAACAGGGCGAGATCTATTTTGGCCTGCGAGGCTGCGGCTTGCTGCTGCTTCAGTCGCCATCCGGTCAGGCGCGGCTGGAGTGCGTGAGGGCCGGCTCCGTGCATATTATTCCCCCCTTTAACGCACACCGCCTGATTAACACGGGTGAAGACACGCTTTCAGCACTGGCAGTATGGCCCAGCGTGGCCGGACATGATTATGCGGCACTGGCTGGTGGTTTTGCGCTTCGCGTCTTTGCCTCTGAACATCACCCGCAGGGATGGGAGGTCGGCAATGCTTAA
- a CDS encoding glucose-6-phosphate isomerase family protein: MLNVGLDMTITHRPLGFSYAGDVTGPMPEIRTLDQIRPSLRNPDCEGPEQVYAIAMDVARLSDRQELEKRMLLFGVVTYAAGTLGDEPVRSQGHVHRISRHSGWSPPELYEVWQGKAIIYMQEFVDDDPGRCFAVLAGPGEKVLVPPGWGHATISASPEEPLTFGAWCDREYGFEYEAIRARRGLAWYPLVQGSHIVWLHNKHYMAGRLQMITPRCYSEFGITDAPIYQQFIDDPARFQFISRPDKTAELWRNFHP; the protein is encoded by the coding sequence ATGCTTAACGTCGGGCTGGATATGACCATCACACACCGCCCGTTGGGTTTTAGTTACGCAGGAGACGTGACTGGCCCGATGCCGGAAATTCGCACCCTGGATCAGATTCGCCCGTCATTGCGTAATCCGGACTGCGAAGGGCCGGAGCAGGTCTACGCCATTGCGATGGACGTTGCGCGTCTGTCTGACAGGCAGGAACTGGAAAAACGGATGCTGCTGTTTGGCGTGGTCACCTATGCCGCGGGCACGCTGGGGGATGAGCCGGTGCGCAGCCAGGGGCATGTACACCGCATCAGCAGGCATAGCGGCTGGTCGCCGCCGGAACTGTATGAGGTCTGGCAGGGCAAAGCGATTATCTACATGCAGGAGTTTGTTGATGACGATCCCGGCCGCTGCTTTGCGGTGCTGGCGGGACCGGGAGAAAAGGTGCTGGTGCCGCCGGGGTGGGGCCATGCGACGATTTCTGCGTCACCGGAGGAGCCGTTGACCTTTGGCGCATGGTGCGACAGGGAATATGGCTTTGAATATGAGGCCATTCGCGCCCGCAGGGGGCTGGCCTGGTATCCGCTGGTGCAGGGCAGCCATATCGTCTGGCTGCATAATAAACACTACATGGCGGGGAGGCTGCAGATGATTACGCCGCGCTGCTACAGCGAGTTTGGTATCACAGATGCGCCGATCTACCAGCAGTTTATTGACGATCCCGCCCGCTTTCAGTTTATCTCCCGCCCGGACAAAACGGCGGAGCTATGGCGTAACTTCCACCCATAA
- a CDS encoding alanyl-tRNA editing protein, with the protein MTERLYYVSEATEGRAKVIRCTEEADGRYAVELDQTLFHPQGGGQPADRGFIAGIAVESVNLRGEQVIHILSRPLVPGEVDIQVDKSARVRHSRWHSAGHLIGYAGERCGWEPVKAHHWPGEGRITFTAREPQSAMPDASALMSLINGWKANNLPCYIVTEAGRRKVSFGDLPAYACGGTHVSQLAEIGEMQILGMKIKKGQLVVTYALHEQA; encoded by the coding sequence ATGACAGAACGACTTTATTACGTCAGTGAAGCGACAGAAGGCCGCGCGAAGGTGATCCGGTGCACTGAAGAGGCGGATGGCCGCTACGCCGTTGAGCTGGACCAGACCCTTTTCCATCCACAGGGGGGCGGACAGCCAGCGGATCGGGGCTTTATCGCCGGGATTGCGGTAGAGAGCGTGAACCTGCGTGGGGAGCAGGTCATTCACATCCTGTCCCGGCCGCTTGTGCCAGGTGAGGTGGACATTCAGGTTGATAAAAGTGCACGGGTGCGTCATTCCCGCTGGCACAGCGCTGGTCATTTGATTGGCTATGCCGGGGAGCGATGTGGCTGGGAACCGGTAAAAGCCCACCACTGGCCCGGTGAAGGACGGATCACCTTTACGGCCCGGGAGCCGCAGAGCGCAATGCCTGATGCCAGCGCGCTGATGTCCCTTATCAACGGCTGGAAAGCCAACAATCTGCCTTGTTATATCGTAACTGAAGCGGGCAGGCGTAAGGTTAGCTTTGGCGATCTCCCCGCGTATGCCTGTGGCGGAACGCATGTTAGTCAACTGGCAGAAATTGGAGAAATGCAGATCCTGGGGATGAAAATAAAAAAAGGACAGCTGGTAGTCACCTATGCGCTTCACGAGCAGGCGTAA
- a CDS encoding PTS sugar transporter subunit IIA, with product MIQFIVATHGPLAAALLQSGEMVYGELPHVRAVCLTGQSGIDGFRRDFNATLAQASEGASGVLVLCDMQSGTPWNVACEAAFNPLTQPPVAVVAGVNFPMLLQIDEVAAQEDVHLAAEQLLALTFPTLIQAKPVVTAQTDDF from the coding sequence ATGATCCAGTTTATCGTTGCGACGCATGGCCCGCTGGCCGCCGCGCTGCTGCAAAGCGGGGAAATGGTCTATGGCGAGTTGCCACATGTACGTGCCGTATGCCTCACCGGGCAGTCGGGTATTGACGGTTTTCGCCGTGATTTCAACGCAACGCTGGCCCAGGCCAGCGAAGGGGCCAGCGGCGTGCTGGTGCTCTGTGATATGCAGAGCGGTACCCCCTGGAATGTCGCCTGCGAAGCCGCGTTTAATCCCTTAACCCAGCCGCCGGTCGCCGTGGTGGCGGGGGTGAATTTCCCGATGCTGCTGCAAATCGATGAGGTCGCGGCACAGGAGGATGTGCATCTCGCGGCAGAGCAACTTCTTGCGCTTACTTTTCCCACGCTCATCCAGGCTAAGCCCGTGGTGACCGCGCAGACTGACGATTTTTAA
- a CDS encoding LysR family transcriptional regulator → MKPALLPDLATFVAIVEHGNFSTVARITGATPSAISRCVSRLEKEMGCKLLNRTTRKLALTETGKSVYEHALDMLEAAQQAMDSGSSLQTIAQGKLTISVPKAVGRFVIHPLMPAFLARYPQIDVCLRLEDRYMDLIDDGVDLALRITNTPSPGLYGKPLMPVTHIICATPEYLRRAGTPQEPHDLRAHSCISLGETPADSRWKFTVQGKTEIVQTRGRYAANHTGVRLDAVKRHVGIGSLPLFTAREALEKGEIVQVLPEWTFISSYSGELWLLWTRNKHMPARMRAMINYLSENMPVT, encoded by the coding sequence ATGAAACCTGCACTGCTTCCCGATCTCGCGACCTTCGTTGCTATCGTTGAACACGGCAATTTCTCTACCGTAGCCCGTATTACGGGGGCGACGCCCTCGGCGATCAGCCGTTGTGTTTCACGCCTGGAGAAGGAGATGGGATGTAAGTTACTGAACCGTACCACGCGCAAGCTGGCACTTACCGAAACCGGAAAATCGGTTTATGAACATGCGCTGGATATGCTGGAAGCGGCACAACAGGCAATGGATTCCGGCAGCAGCCTGCAAACCATTGCCCAGGGAAAGCTGACGATAAGCGTACCGAAAGCCGTGGGACGGTTTGTGATCCATCCGCTGATGCCGGCGTTTCTGGCGCGCTATCCGCAAATAGATGTCTGCCTGCGTCTGGAAGATCGCTACATGGATCTGATTGATGACGGTGTCGATCTGGCATTACGGATCACCAATACCCCTTCTCCAGGCCTGTACGGGAAGCCGCTGATGCCGGTAACCCATATTATTTGCGCGACGCCAGAATACCTTCGTCGCGCAGGCACGCCGCAGGAGCCGCACGACCTCCGGGCGCATAGCTGTATTTCGCTCGGTGAAACCCCGGCCGACTCCCGCTGGAAGTTTACCGTGCAGGGAAAAACGGAGATTGTACAGACGCGCGGCCGCTACGCGGCTAACCACACGGGCGTGCGGCTGGATGCGGTCAAACGACATGTTGGTATCGGAAGTCTACCGCTGTTTACGGCGCGTGAGGCGCTTGAAAAAGGGGAGATTGTGCAGGTTCTGCCGGAGTGGACGTTTATCAGCAGCTATTCGGGCGAGTTATGGCTGCTCTGGACGCGTAACAAACATATGCCAGCCAGAATGCGGGCGATGATCAACTATCTTAGTGAAAACATGCCAGTCACGTAA
- a CDS encoding PTS mannose/fructose/sorbose/N-acetylgalactosamine transporter subunit IIC, producing MIIEASLIGLFCYLGALGTPWLFGLTGGWYLLSRPLVSGMLVGFILGDVKTGIMIGVAVQAVYIAMVTPGGSMPADLNFVAWPAIALGILSGKGPEVAVALAATIGIAGTILFNAMMVLNSYWNHRADVALERGDERGIYFNSAIWPQVMNFVLRFVPSFIAVYFGAQYISGFMDSLPGVVLSTMNVLGGILPAVGIAILLKQIIKSYTMLIYFLVGFVCIVFLKLNMVALVIVGALLALIHYNYKPEPPQAVAARPALDDEDEF from the coding sequence ATGATCATCGAAGCATCATTAATCGGCCTGTTTTGCTATCTGGGCGCGCTCGGGACGCCCTGGCTTTTCGGGCTGACCGGCGGCTGGTACCTCCTCTCCCGGCCGCTGGTTTCCGGCATGCTGGTTGGGTTTATCCTGGGCGACGTAAAAACCGGCATCATGATTGGCGTCGCAGTGCAGGCGGTTTATATCGCGATGGTGACGCCGGGCGGCTCAATGCCAGCGGATTTAAACTTTGTGGCCTGGCCCGCGATAGCGCTTGGCATTCTCTCCGGTAAAGGCCCTGAAGTCGCCGTCGCCCTGGCGGCCACCATTGGTATCGCCGGAACCATCCTGTTTAACGCCATGATGGTTCTGAACTCGTACTGGAACCACCGCGCGGATGTGGCGCTGGAACGCGGCGACGAACGGGGGATCTATTTCAACAGCGCCATCTGGCCGCAGGTAATGAACTTTGTCCTGCGCTTTGTGCCCTCTTTCATCGCCGTCTACTTTGGCGCGCAGTACATCAGCGGTTTTATGGATAGCCTGCCCGGTGTCGTGCTGTCCACCATGAACGTGCTGGGCGGCATCCTCCCAGCCGTGGGCATTGCCATTCTGTTAAAGCAGATCATCAAAAGCTACACCATGCTCATCTATTTTCTGGTCGGTTTCGTCTGCATTGTCTTTCTGAAGCTGAACATGGTGGCATTGGTGATTGTCGGGGCGCTGCTGGCGCTGATTCATTACAACTACAAACCGGAGCCGCCGCAGGCTGTCGCTGCAAGGCCGGCACTCGACGATGAGGATGAATTCTGA
- the lspA gene encoding signal peptidase II, producing MSKSLSSTGLRWLWLVVVVLIIDLGSKYLILQNFALGDTVPLFPSLNLHYARNYGAAFSFLADSGGWQRWFFAGIALGICVVLAVLMYRGKATQKLNNIAYALIIGGALGNLFDRLWHGFVVDMIDFYVGNWHFATFNLADTAICIGAALIVLEGFLPKPAAKEQA from the coding sequence ATGAGTAAATCACTCTCTTCAACAGGGCTGCGCTGGCTGTGGCTGGTGGTAGTCGTGCTGATTATCGATTTGGGCAGCAAGTACCTGATCCTCCAGAACTTTGCTCTGGGGGATACCGTACCGCTGTTCCCGTCGCTTAATCTGCACTATGCGCGTAACTATGGCGCGGCGTTCAGCTTCCTGGCCGACAGCGGTGGCTGGCAGCGCTGGTTCTTTGCGGGTATCGCGCTTGGTATCTGTGTAGTGCTGGCCGTGCTGATGTACCGCGGAAAAGCCACGCAAAAGCTGAACAACATTGCCTACGCGCTGATCATTGGCGGTGCGCTGGGTAACTTGTTCGACCGTCTGTGGCACGGCTTTGTAGTCGATATGATCGACTTCTACGTCGGCAACTGGCACTTCGCCACTTTTAACCTGGCTGATACGGCGATTTGTATCGGTGCGGCGCTGATTGTGCTGGAGGGCTTCTTACCGAAACCCGCAGCGAAAGAGCAGGCGTAA
- a CDS encoding PTS system mannose/fructose/sorbose family transporter subunit IID: MEERKLTRKDLRRCWRAWMMHNLSSMSFERLESFGFCLSMLPVAKKLYPDATGRAEMLRRHASFYNTEPQIGAIVNGMALGLEEKKANGEPIDGETINTLKVGLMGPIAGIGDSMIPGMLIPILLSIGMALAAGGNILGPLFYTFAWLAIILPGSWFLFLKGYQMGSGSVEMLVSSKSARLREALSLLGVFVMGGVAASYVKLGTGLEFITKDGVNIHVQQMLDGIFPQLMPLVVVLGTWYLMAKKGVSPVKAMVLLLVLAALGVASGLFAG, encoded by the coding sequence ATGGAAGAACGTAAACTCACCCGTAAGGACCTGCGCCGCTGCTGGCGGGCATGGATGATGCATAATCTGTCGTCGATGAGCTTTGAGCGCCTGGAATCCTTTGGCTTTTGCCTCAGCATGCTGCCGGTGGCGAAAAAGCTCTATCCGGACGCCACCGGGCGCGCCGAAATGCTGCGCCGCCACGCCTCCTTCTACAACACCGAACCGCAGATCGGCGCAATAGTTAACGGGATGGCGCTGGGCCTCGAGGAGAAAAAAGCCAACGGCGAACCGATAGACGGCGAAACGATTAATACCCTGAAGGTTGGCCTGATGGGCCCCATCGCTGGGATTGGCGATTCGATGATCCCAGGTATGTTGATCCCTATCCTGCTGAGTATCGGTATGGCGCTGGCAGCCGGGGGCAATATCCTCGGTCCGCTGTTTTACACCTTCGCCTGGCTGGCGATTATCCTTCCTGGATCATGGTTCCTGTTTCTTAAAGGCTACCAGATGGGCTCCGGCTCGGTAGAGATGCTGGTCAGCAGCAAATCCGCTCGCCTGCGCGAAGCGCTCTCGTTGCTGGGGGTGTTTGTCATGGGCGGCGTGGCGGCAAGTTACGTGAAGCTGGGCACCGGACTGGAGTTCATCACCAAAGACGGGGTGAATATTCACGTTCAGCAAATGCTCGACGGGATCTTCCCGCAACTGATGCCGCTGGTAGTGGTGCTCGGCACCTGGTACCTGATGGCGAAAAAAGGCGTTTCGCCGGTGAAAGCCATGGTGCTATTGCTGGTGCTGGCCGCGCTTGGCGTGGCATCCGGTCTGTTTGCCGGTTAA
- the ispH gene encoding 4-hydroxy-3-methylbut-2-enyl diphosphate reductase, with the protein MQILLANPRGFCAGVDRAISIVENALELYGAPIYVRHEVVHNRYVVDSLRARGAIFIEQIDEVPDGAILIFSAHGVSQAVRNEAKNRDLTVFDATCPLVTKVHMEVARASRRGEESILIGHAGHPEVEGTMGQYSNPEGGMYLVESPEDVLTLNVKNEARLSFMTQTTLSVDDTSDVIDALRQRFPKIVGPRKDDICYATTNRQEAVRALAEQADVVLVVGSKNSSNSNRLAELAQRMGKAAFLIDDATDIQEAWVKNAACVGVTAGASAPDILVQNVITRLQELGGGEAVPLEGREENIVFEVPKELRIDAREVE; encoded by the coding sequence ATGCAGATCCTGTTGGCTAACCCGCGCGGCTTCTGCGCCGGTGTAGACCGCGCTATCAGCATTGTTGAAAACGCGCTGGAGCTTTACGGCGCGCCTATTTATGTCCGTCACGAAGTGGTCCATAACCGCTACGTGGTGGATAGCCTGCGCGCACGCGGGGCAATCTTTATTGAGCAGATCGACGAAGTGCCGGATGGCGCTATTCTGATCTTCTCTGCACATGGCGTCTCTCAGGCGGTGCGTAACGAAGCGAAAAATCGCGATCTGACCGTTTTTGACGCCACCTGCCCGCTGGTGACCAAAGTGCATATGGAAGTGGCTCGTGCCAGCCGCCGGGGTGAAGAGTCGATTCTGATCGGTCACGCAGGCCATCCGGAAGTGGAAGGGACCATGGGACAGTACAGCAACCCGGAAGGGGGCATGTATCTGGTCGAGTCGCCTGAAGATGTGCTGACGCTGAACGTGAAAAACGAAGCACGCCTGTCGTTCATGACCCAGACCACGCTTTCGGTTGATGATACATCGGATGTGATTGACGCCTTGCGTCAGCGTTTCCCAAAAATCGTCGGGCCGCGTAAAGATGACATCTGCTATGCAACCACTAACCGTCAGGAAGCGGTGCGCGCCCTGGCGGAGCAGGCGGATGTGGTGCTGGTGGTCGGCTCGAAAAACTCCTCTAACTCCAACCGTCTGGCCGAACTGGCACAGCGAATGGGCAAGGCGGCATTCCTGATCGACGACGCGACGGATATCCAGGAAGCCTGGGTTAAAAACGCGGCCTGCGTTGGTGTTACCGCAGGGGCTTCCGCACCGGATATTCTGGTGCAGAACGTGATTACCCGCCTTCAGGAACTGGGTGGCGGTGAGGCCGTTCCGCTGGAAGGTCGCGAAGAGAACATTGTCTTCGAAGTGCCAAAAGAGTTGCGTATCGACGCGCGGGAAGTCGAGTAA
- the ileS gene encoding isoleucine--tRNA ligase: MSDYKSTLNLPETGFPMRGDLAKREPGMLARWTDDDLYGIIRAAKKGKKTFILHDGPPYANGSIHIGHSVNKILKDIIVKSKGLMGYDSPYVPGWDCHGLPIELKVEQEFGKPGEKFTAAEFRAKCREYAATQVNGQREDFIRLGVLGDWSHPYLTMDFKTEANIIRALGKIIGNGHLHKGAKPVHWCVDCRSALAEAEVEYYDKTSPSIDVAFEGVDQDALQGKFGLPGVNGPISLVIWTTTPWTLPANRAISLSAEFEYALVQVEGRALILAKDLVESVLKRANITDYKVLGTVKGAELELMRFKHPFLDFDVPAILGEHVTLEAGTGAVHTAGGHGPDDYNISLQYGLEIANPVGPDGAYLPGTYPTLDGINVFKANDIIVNMLRDNGSLLHVEKMQHSYPCCWRHKTPIIFRATPQWFVSMDQKGLRAQSLSEIKGVQWIPDWGQARIESMVANRPDWCISRQRTWGVPMSLFVHKETQELHPRTLELMEEVAKRVEVDGIQAWWDLDSRDILGDDADNYEKVPDTLDVWFDSGSTHSSVVDVRPEFAGHAADMYLEGSDQHRGWFMSSLMISTAMKGKAPYRQVLTHGFTVDGQGRKMSKSIGNTVSPQDVMNKLGADILRLWVASTDYTGEMAVSDEILKRAADSYRRIRNTARFLLANLNGFDPAKDMVKPEEMVVLDRWAVGCAQAAQEDIVKAYDSYDFHEVVQRLMRFCSIEMGSFYLDIIKDRQYTAKADSVARRSCQTALYHIAEALVRWMAPIMSFTADEIWGYLPGDREKYVFTGEWYEGLFGLAETEAMNDTFWDELLKVRGEVNKVIEQARTDKKVGGSLEAAVTLYAEPELAAKLTALGDELRFVLLTSGAKVADYADASADAQQSELLKGLKVALVKADGEKCPRCWHYTTDVGKVAEHADICGRCVSNVAGDGEKRKFA, encoded by the coding sequence ATGAGTGACTATAAATCAACCCTGAATTTGCCGGAAACAGGGTTCCCGATGCGCGGCGACCTCGCCAAGCGTGAACCGGGAATGCTGGCGCGTTGGACCGATGATGACCTGTACGGCATCATCCGTGCAGCCAAAAAAGGTAAAAAAACTTTCATTCTGCATGATGGCCCTCCCTATGCGAATGGCAGCATTCATATTGGTCACTCTGTAAACAAGATTCTGAAAGACATTATCGTTAAGTCCAAAGGCTTAATGGGCTATGACTCGCCTTACGTTCCTGGCTGGGACTGCCACGGTCTGCCGATCGAGCTGAAAGTGGAGCAAGAGTTTGGCAAGCCGGGTGAGAAGTTCACCGCTGCTGAATTCCGTGCCAAGTGCCGCGAATACGCCGCCACTCAGGTTAACGGTCAGCGTGAAGACTTTATCCGTCTGGGCGTGCTGGGCGACTGGTCGCACCCGTACCTGACCATGGACTTCAAAACCGAAGCCAATATCATCCGTGCGCTGGGTAAAATCATCGGCAACGGCCACCTGCACAAAGGCGCTAAGCCGGTGCACTGGTGCGTGGACTGCCGCTCTGCGCTGGCAGAGGCGGAAGTTGAGTATTACGACAAAACGTCCCCGTCCATTGATGTGGCCTTTGAAGGGGTCGATCAGGATGCGCTGCAGGGCAAATTTGGTCTGCCGGGCGTAAATGGCCCGATCTCCCTGGTTATCTGGACCACCACGCCGTGGACCCTGCCTGCCAACCGTGCGATCTCGCTCTCTGCGGAGTTCGAATACGCGCTGGTACAGGTGGAGGGCCGTGCGCTGATACTGGCAAAAGATCTGGTTGAAAGCGTGCTCAAGCGCGCGAATATCACCGATTATAAAGTCCTTGGCACCGTGAAGGGCGCCGAGCTGGAACTGATGCGCTTTAAGCACCCGTTCCTCGATTTCGACGTTCCGGCGATCCTGGGCGAGCACGTTACTCTGGAAGCGGGTACCGGTGCGGTACATACCGCCGGCGGTCACGGCCCGGATGACTACAACATCAGCCTGCAGTACGGTCTGGAAATCGCTAACCCGGTTGGCCCGGACGGCGCTTACCTGCCAGGTACTTACCCGACGCTGGACGGCATCAACGTCTTTAAAGCCAACGACATCATCGTCAACATGCTGCGCGACAACGGTTCGCTGCTGCACGTTGAGAAAATGCAGCACAGCTATCCATGCTGCTGGCGCCACAAAACGCCGATCATCTTCCGTGCAACCCCGCAGTGGTTCGTCAGCATGGACCAGAAAGGCCTGCGCGCGCAGTCTCTTTCCGAGATCAAAGGCGTACAGTGGATCCCTGACTGGGGCCAGGCGCGTATTGAATCCATGGTGGCTAACCGTCCTGACTGGTGTATCTCCCGTCAGCGTACCTGGGGCGTGCCGATGTCCCTGTTCGTCCATAAAGAGACCCAGGAGCTGCACCCGCGCACCCTGGAGCTGATGGAAGAAGTGGCGAAGCGCGTTGAAGTTGACGGCATTCAGGCGTGGTGGGATCTTGATTCCCGCGACATCCTGGGCGATGACGCTGATAACTACGAGAAAGTGCCGGATACCCTGGACGTCTGGTTTGACTCCGGTTCTACCCACTCCTCCGTGGTTGATGTGCGTCCGGAATTTGCCGGTCACGCTGCCGACATGTATCTGGAAGGTTCTGACCAACACCGTGGCTGGTTCATGTCATCTCTGATGATCTCTACCGCCATGAAGGGCAAAGCGCCATACCGTCAGGTACTGACTCACGGTTTCACCGTGGATGGTCAGGGACGCAAGATGTCCAAATCTATCGGTAACACCGTTTCCCCGCAGGACGTGATGAACAAACTGGGCGCGGATATCCTGCGTCTGTGGGTGGCATCGACCGACTACACCGGTGAAATGGCGGTCTCCGATGAGATCCTGAAGCGTGCTGCCGACAGCTATCGTCGTATCCGTAACACCGCGCGCTTCCTGCTGGCGAACCTTAACGGTTTCGATCCGGCAAAAGACATGGTGAAACCGGAAGAGATGGTGGTACTGGATCGCTGGGCGGTGGGTTGTGCCCAGGCGGCGCAGGAAGACATCGTTAAAGCGTATGACTCTTACGATTTCCACGAAGTGGTGCAGCGCCTGATGCGCTTCTGCTCCATCGAGATGGGCTCGTTCTACCTCGACATCATCAAAGACCGTCAGTACACCGCCAAAGCGGACAGCGTGGCACGTCGTAGCTGCCAGACCGCGCTGTACCACATCGCGGAAGCGCTGGTGCGCTGGATGGCACCGATCATGTCCTTCACCGCAGATGAGATCTGGGGCTACCTGCCAGGCGACCGTGAGAAGTATGTCTTCACCGGCGAGTGGTATGAAGGTCTGTTTGGTCTGGCTGAGACCGAAGCCATGAACGATACCTTCTGGGACGAGCTGCTGAAAGTGCGCGGCGAAGTGAACAAGGTGATCGAGCAGGCGCGTACCGACAAGAAAGTGGGCGGCTCTCTGGAAGCGGCAGTGACCCTGTACGCTGAACCAGAACTGGCGGCGAAGCTGACTGCGCTGGGCGATGAATTACGATTTGTCCTGTTGACCTCCGGTGCGAAAGTTGCGGATTATGCCGACGCGAGCGCTGATGCCCAGCAGAGCGAACTGCTCAAAGGGCTGAAGGTGGCGCTGGTGAAAGCCGATGGTGAGAAGTGCCCGCGTTGCTGGCATTACACCACTGATGTCGGCAAGGTGGCGGAACACGCAGATATCTGCGGACGCTGTGTCAGCAACGTCGCCGGTGATGGCGAAAAACGTAAGTTTGCCTGA
- the fkpB gene encoding FKBP-type peptidyl-prolyl cis-trans isomerase has product MSKSVQSNSAMLVHFTLKLDDGSTAESTRNNGKPALFRLGDTSLSEGLEQQLLGLKEGDKKTFSLEPDAAFGVPSPDLIQYFSRREFMDAGEPEIGAIMLFTAMDGSEMPGVIREINGDSITVDFNHPLAGRTVHFDVEVLEIDPVLEDVNADPVG; this is encoded by the coding sequence ATGTCTAAATCCGTACAGTCCAACAGCGCGATGCTGGTTCATTTCACGCTGAAACTTGATGATGGCTCCACTGCGGAGTCCACCCGCAATAACGGCAAACCTGCGCTGTTCCGTCTGGGTGATACTTCTCTGTCTGAAGGTCTTGAGCAACAGCTGCTGGGGCTGAAAGAAGGGGATAAAAAAACCTTTTCTCTGGAGCCGGATGCTGCGTTTGGCGTGCCGTCCCCGGACCTGATCCAGTACTTCTCGCGTCGTGAATTTATGGATGCGGGTGAACCGGAGATCGGGGCAATAATGCTCTTTACCGCTATGGATGGCAGCGAAATGCCAGGCGTGATCCGTGAAATCAACGGCGACTCGATTACCGTCGATTTCAACCACCCGCTCGCCGGGCGTACCGTCCATTTTGATGTTGAAGTACTGGAAATCGACCCGGTACTGGAGGATGTGAATGCAGATCCTGTTGGCTAA
- a CDS encoding PTS system mannose/fructose/N-acetylgalactosamine-transporter subunit IIB, whose translation MSISFVRIDDRVIHGQLVTRWAKELPCDGIVAIDDAVAADPLLSSVMKGAVSDTKVWLFDTATAIEKLPKVIASEKRYFVIGKSPVTLQRLEQAGISLKNSNGKINVGPMSARANTTTIGPNQSVTTEEAAAFDWLASLGHTIEFRLVPDASFYSWQDAKQKIK comes from the coding sequence ATGAGTATTTCTTTCGTACGCATTGATGACAGGGTGATTCACGGCCAGCTCGTCACGCGCTGGGCTAAAGAACTCCCTTGCGACGGGATTGTCGCCATTGACGATGCCGTCGCGGCCGATCCGCTGCTTTCATCGGTCATGAAAGGAGCGGTATCGGATACCAAAGTGTGGCTGTTTGATACCGCCACGGCCATCGAGAAACTGCCGAAGGTCATTGCCAGCGAGAAACGTTATTTTGTGATTGGCAAATCGCCAGTCACGCTACAACGTCTTGAACAGGCAGGGATAAGCCTGAAAAACAGCAACGGAAAAATTAACGTCGGGCCGATGAGCGCCCGCGCCAACACCACCACTATCGGACCTAACCAGTCCGTCACTACCGAGGAGGCCGCGGCCTTTGACTGGCTTGCCAGCCTCGGCCATACGATTGAGTTTCGCCTGGTGCCGGATGCCAGCTTCTATAGCTGGCAGGACGCTAAACAAAAAATAAAATAA